Proteins from a genomic interval of Neodiprion lecontei isolate iyNeoLeco1 chromosome 2, iyNeoLeco1.1, whole genome shotgun sequence:
- the LOC107226190 gene encoding patronin isoform X13 → MIWILKIILAKQRASVKWLLSKAYNNNVPDNLREPYYRDHEDQEHLKPQIVHSLSNAELYCLALANIYSDPNYHNQNHLGILQALARKGVFVSEPNNTQLTETILIQNSPLKMSAHMAVIEGLMVLYAKEVVTGDCVVATIRRFNPQSNLEVPTDHERGLLLWISEATRALVAKIKLEEGAGDRSRLPDLPSATDFQSLCDGVGLAAVVAFYCPEELNWKDIRISKRLSVADALHNLLLVQTFCARCLPYSIFHMQNEDVTYMRGSMKQNLIVFLADLYNVLEIHPVKSVRYPGDERDSQYSNVCPRNSHGVAHKRSLPQSIAPIPDLRSNLSVSAPGFTVMKTPSSSSVKKSQSLQQAMENQSHEDRRAGSEDSFVVHRGKGVPTLSSVTDEKLAARAEAAGRPSNWEDQRRSSYAGRRSRRNSVTDDSQLTIENFGGSQDNLHNFGRNPDKEVGGHVGRHNVAEPTLPARSSVQDVYGSGVQLILSDNGYSADEPPRLKRQASNSSLNNVTLKNILHSNENDSNVDSNSSKLASFAQLGRQSSDKVINFTYSNQEKDDNLLKKAGIVAKKQVQNNGSTSGEKKTTFAALPNTTTWQQQSNQHMQQAETNTTDENGGNTVMASQLNNIRMKLEEKRRHIENEKRKMEVVMSKQRQKVGKAAFLQAVTKGKVKSPSSSTSGGESPVESVPPSSITSGNVGFIPASSTETHLVSNHPPQDKPQRPFSLKEISEDVRDVEHKWLEQDGSAPFIETRRTPDIENMDIDQYHESISQMNSSLSEIQADIQRLANQQNQIQQQHLMSQHQQQMQQQLQQLKSLSQQHMQNYAIPPMNSIPTRIQDPQQSQFYLHDHAQSQRRTWGQPLPPESLANEMAAAGYQQPVELRYSPQPAAYQQDSRLYQDTRTWAAPPSQPKGFVLHEIAPDQRYLNGGDHSLCNNQMNRSGSTYPTPATLFNTMPPSSASPQHRNAVHRISQLMGESPEQKRPTVHHIPITCESPTEKRQAPVLHTPVPAPSVDDMEPQNISFIGNDDDLSHGIRGLNITSGSRTYRKPSPTRPSISRNSFQPHSSLRESASPPCATPEVSAFDTTDPGEKGFYISFDNDAPKKPKPALGQKRTSPKKERTVSSYIEQEDFTVRPESPPASAAERQRQLEAQRDLERERIKQAEEREQQRQEIRDRDMQREMERERQRDRQKDNTSVSRQGSGIGLVIGTQLANPDPNSLDEMEKKKERIMLLSLQRRQQQEELKEKKEAEAQTRKEQEKLKMEERARKKEEERQKRAAILEQYKLKKAIEEAEKEGKIIDKELLNAIKPTKLRNKTTPSRPRPKTIHVDAGADLDSGTLTPSRGKKGSSSNLSTASLISPTMRRDYYRGSQDSLTAAHLDDRRSGPLYRGGSLRVSSVDSPDDGRGSSPCRSVNQLGRRGSYKTSRDAQEPQQQVRGRPKYPTYQNFKGRKSNSLMNLCGSSSDQDSMMYRYTDTDSGLGRATPPRRAPSPGMGSMRHLPSPSGPGSLPPGLMTKRRMFDDGSSDISSTPSSMMDYNGPRLYKQPTTKSNRGIMLNAVEYCVFPGTVNKEAKRRVLDEISRSESKHFLILFRDAGCQFRALYSYCPDKEEVSKLYGTGPKQVNDRMFDKFFKYNSGGKCFSQVHTKHLTVTIDAFTIHNSLWQGKKVNLPNKKDMALVI, encoded by the exons GCCAAACAGCGTGCCTCCGTGAAGTGGCTGCTTTCCAAGGCTTACAACAACAACGTGCCGGACAATCTACGAGAGCCGTACTATCGTGATCACGAG GATCAGGAACATTTGAAGCCACAGATAGTCCACTCGCTTTCCAATGCAGAGCTCTACTGTTTGGCGTTGGCCAATATCTACTCGGATCCAAATTACCACAATCAAAACCACCTCGGAATTCTTCAAGCCCTTGCAAGAAAAGGTGTCTTTGTTTCCGAACCGAACAACACTCAGCTGACCGAAACTATCCTTATACAAAATTCACCACTTAAAATG tcggCGCATATGGCTGTGATAGAAGGTTTGATGGTGCTTTATGCAAAGGAAGTAGTTACGGGAGACTGTGTCGTAGCTACAATTAGACGATTTAACCCACAAAGTAACCTGGAAGTGCCGACTGACCATGAGCGAGGACTTCTTCTGTGGATCAGCGAAGCCACTCGGGCTCTAGTTGCCAAGATAAAACTGGAAGAAGGTGCTGGGGATAGATCCCGACTGCCCGACTTACCCTCTGCCACTGATTTCCAGTCTCTGTGCGATGGTGTTGGCCTTGCTGCTGTAGTCGCATTTTACTGCCCAGAAGAGTTGAATTGGAAAGATATTCGGATATCTAAAAGGTTATCCGTCGCTGATGCTCTACACAATTTATTGCTGGTCCAAACGTTTTGTGCCAGATGCTTACCGTACTCTATTTTTCATATGCAAAATGAAGATGTCACCTACATGCGAGG ATctatgaaacaaaatttgattgtTTTCCTGGCCGACCTGTACAATGTGTTAGAAATTCATCCAGTCAAATCAGTTCGTTATCCAGGCGATGAAAGGGATTCGCAATATTCGAACG TTTGCCCACGCAATAGCCACGGTGTAGCTCATAAGCGCAGCCTGCCTCAGTCTATAGCTCCGATACCTGACCTACGAAGCAACCTCTCCGTATCCGCTCCAGGCTTCACAG TAATGAAAACACCGTCCTCAAGTTCtgttaaaaaatcacaatcGTTACAACAGGCGATGGAAAATCAGTCGCACGAAGACAG GAGAGCAGGAAGCGAAGATAGTTTCGTCGTCCATAGAGGCAAAGGAGTGCCTACTCTGAGCTCCGTAACTGATGAAAAGCTCGCTGCTCGAGCAGAAGCTGCTGGTCGGCCAAGTAATTGGGAAGACCAGAGACGTAGTTCTTATGCAGGCAGGCGTTCGAGGAGAAATAGCGTTACTGATGACTCTCAACTTACAATTGAGAACTTCGGAGGATCTCAG GATAATTTGCACAATTTTGGACGAAATCCTGACAAGGAAGTTGGAGGGCACGTAGGACGCCATAACGTTGCTGAGCCAACTCTTCCTGCCCGATCGAGTGTTCAAGATGTTTATGGCAGTGGTGTGCAACTGATTCTATCAGACAATGGTTATAGTGCAGACGAGCCACCCAGGCTCAAGCGACAAGCATCTAATTCGAGTCTAAACAATGTTACACTAAAAAATATCCTACATTCCAATGAAAATGATAGTAATGTGGACAGTAACAGTTCGAAATTAGCCAGCTTTGCTCAGCTCGGTAGACAGAGCTCTGACAAGGTTATCAATTTCACTTATTCCAATCAAGAGAAAGACGACAACCTTTTGAAAAAAGCTGGCATAGTAGCAAAAAAACAAGTTCAAAATAATGGCAGCACATCGGGCGAAAAAAAGACAACATTCGCCGCACTCCCAAATACGACTACGTGGCAACAACAGAGCAACCAGCACATGCAACAAGCCGAGACTAATACTACtg ATGAAAATGGAGGTAATACAGTCATGGCATCACAGTTGAATAACATCAGGatgaaacttgaagaaaaacgacGTCACATAGAAAACGAAAAGCGAAAAATGGAGGTTGTCATGTCTAAGCAGCGGCAAAAAGTTGGCAAAGCTGCATTTTTGCAAGCAGTTACCAAG GGTAAGGTAAAATCCCCTTCATCGTCAACATCAGGGGGTGAAAGCCCTGTGGAATCTGTACCCCCCAGCTCCATTACTTCTGGAAATGTAGGGTTCATCCCTGCAAGTAGTACAGAGACACATCTCGTATCCAACCATCCCCCTCAAGATAAACCACAACGGCCCTTTTCGCTCAAG GAAATCAGTGAAGATGTGCGAGATGTGGAACATAAATGGCTTGAGCAGGATGGCAGTGCACCTTTTATCGAAACACGACGCACACCAGACATTGAGAATATGGACATAGATCAGTACCATGAGTCTATATCACA aATGAATAGCAGTCTTAGCGAAATTCAAGCAGATATACAGCGGCTAGCCAATcaacaaaatcaaattcaacAACAACATTTAATGAGCCAACATCAGCAGCAGATGCAGCAACAACTACAGCAATTAAAGAGTTTAAGCCAGCAACATATGCAG AATTATGCCATACCACCAATGAATTCAATACCAACGAGAATTCAGGACCCTCAACAGTCACAGTTCTACTTACATGATCATGCGCAATCTCAGCGACGAACATGGGGTCAACCGTTACCACCTGAAAGCTTAGCGAACGAAATGGCTGCGGCAGGTTATCAGCAGCCAGTTGAACTTCGATATAGTCCACAGCCTGCAG CTTACCAGCAGGACTCACGACTGTATCAAGATACGAGGACATGGGCTGCGCCTCCTTCTCAGCCAAAAGGATTCGTACTACATGAAATAGCACCGGATCAGAGATATCTCAATGGTGGCGATCATAGTCTTTGTAACAACCAAATGAATCGTTCAGGTTCTACTTACCCTACACCTGCCACACTGTTCAATACAATGCCACCATCATCTGCCAGTCCTCAACATCGAAATGCG GTGCACAGAATTAGTCAGCTAATGGGTGAAAGCCCAGAACAAAAAAGACCTACGGTCCACCATATACCCATAACATGCGAAAGTCCCACGGAGAAACGCCAAGCACCTGTACTGCACACTCCTGTCCCTGCGCCATCAGTTGATGATATGGAGCCTcaaaatatttcgtttattG GAAACGATGACGATCTCTCACACGGAATTCGTGGCTTGAATATCACATCAGGCAGTAGAACGTACAGAAAACCCTCACCCACGAGACCTTCGATATCTAGAAACTCTTTTCAACCGCATTCGTCGCTACGAGAATCAGCGTCTCCGCCATGTGCAACGCCCGAAGTGTCAGCATTTGATACCACAGATCCTGGAGAGAAGGGATTCTACATATCATTCGATAACGACGCACCCAAAAAGCCTAAGCCAGCACTTGGGCAAAAAAGAACGTCTCCGAAGAAG GAAAGGACCGTTTCTTCCTATATCGAGCAAGAAGATTTTACCGTTAGACCTGAATCTCCACCAGCCAGTGCTGCAGAAAGGCAGCGGCAGCTTGAGGCTCAAAGAGATTTGGAAAGAGAAAGGATCAAGCAAGCAGAAGAGAGAGAGCAACAACGACAAGAAATTCGAGATAGGGACATGCAAAGAGAAATGGAGAGAGAACGCCAGAGAGATAGACAGAAGGATAACACTTCAGTTAGCCGACAGGGAAGCGGAATTGGACTTGTTATCGGAACTCAACTAGCCAATCCAGATCCT AACTCACTGGATGAAatggagaagaagaaagaacgaaTAATGCTGCTGTCATTGCAACGGCGACAACAGCAGGAAGAAttgaaggagaaaaaagaagctgAGGCGCAAACTCGCAAAGAacaagaaaagttgaaaatggaAGAAAGGGCACGTAAAAAGGAGGAAGAAAGACAGAAGAGAGCTGCGATTCTTGAACAATATAAGCTTAAAAAGGCGATTGAAGAAGCAGAGAAAGAG GGTAAAATCATTGACAAAGAACTCTTGAATGCGATAAAGCCAACAAAGCTACGTAACAAAACCACACCCAGTCGTCCTCGACCGAAAACAATTCATGTGGATGCGGGTGCTGATTTAGATTCTGGAACCTTGACGCCAAGCCGGGGGAAAAAAGGATCTTCATCTAATCTTAGCACTG CGTCGCTGATATCCCCAACGATGAGACGGGACTACTATCGTGGCTCTCAGGATAGTCTTACTGCCGCCCACCTTGATGACCGTCGCTCAGGTCCCCTTTATCGAGGTGGCAGCCTTAGGG TTTCTTCTGTAGATTCGCCAGATGATGGTAGAGGATCTTCGCCATGTCGTAGCGTTAATCAACTTGGTCGTCGTGGTTCTTATAAAACATCACGAG ATGCACAGGAGCCTCAGCAACAAGTTAGAGGCAGGCCTAAATACCCAACTTACCAAAACTTTAAGGGGAGAAAGTCTAATTCGTTGATGAATTTGTGTG GTTCGAGTAGTGATCAAGACAGTATGATGTATCGGTACACAGATACGGACAGTGGGCTGGGCAGGGCGACACCTCCGAGACGCGCACCGAGTCCAGGAATGGGCAGTATGAGGCATCTACCGTCACCATCTGGCCCCGGATCACTTCCTCCAGGCCTTATGACAAAACGAAGGATGTTCGATGACGGAAGCAGTGATATTAGCAGTACTCCTAGTTCAATGATGGATTATAACG GTCCACGATTATACAAACAACCTACCACTAAGTCAAATAGAGGAATTATGTTGAATGCTGTAGAATACTGTGTATTCCCCGGAACAGTGAATAAAGAAGCTAAAAGGAGGGTACTGGATGAAATATCCAGATCGGAAAGCAAGCACTTTCTTATTCTCTTCAGAGATGCCGGTTGCCAATTCAGAGCTCTCTACTCGTACTGTCCTGACAAGGAAGAAGTTTCTAAACTTTACGGCACAGGACCAAAGCAGGTCAACGACAGAATGTTCGACAAGTTTTTCAA atacaACTCAGGTGGGAAGTGCTTTTCGCAGGTCCATACTAAGCATTTGACCGTAACTATTGACGCATTTACGATACACAACAGTTTGTGGCaaggaaaaaaagttaatcTTCCTAACAAGAAGGATATGGCACTTGTCATATAG